A window of Ranitomeya variabilis isolate aRanVar5 chromosome 2, aRanVar5.hap1, whole genome shotgun sequence contains these coding sequences:
- the LOC143810110 gene encoding zinc finger MYM-type protein 1-like — MYKHKSGSQKRKEKRDRNEEEERLKKKSFLSHYFKKPQSTKGGDDDTGEPAASSSFSSVMQEEAPTMPTDVETEECAETWSTTMSLSPSPSHKMLSSTVCIQMEKEEMPSCSSSIIEHVCEEPSCSQSAETLFPETCTLVTEEDGGEDGGEDGDEDGGGGEDEINWKDPAMWPDDIKDKEREKIVLSGLSNEEELKQMVKSLPKDVDDHSFSDFLLYAKSSNGREKCIRDWLRWSPSRKVMYCVTCMAFSDDKRSILCRKEGFNPMVSKWHRLYLKLPEHEHSALHRKHYWSWRTRQKAQVGHGVDFEMQRSLAKEAERLVSLLERLLDVTLHLASRNMAFRGTSQRIGDLHNGNFLGTLEILSRYDSVLKEHLEKVKISQEKGKKMPAHYLSWATQNEFINICGKHVLDAILSERKEAIYFSVICDATPDVSHTEQNVIVLRYVSRDPQTGIWHVQERFLEFFDFFKKTGEQIADMIISRLHEHAIDLKDCRGQGYDNGANMSGRIKGVRAKILEKFPRALFSPCAAHSLNLVGVHAAASCPEMKTFFGSVNRLYILFSNSPERWNTLLEVVGRSLHGLSDTRWSSRIEAVRPVAQSLPSILKALHQVISSGKLTNDAHSEAEGLSDYFSSFRAVVLATFWVKVLTSFEERNKILQSRSVSLEVGAANIKALSEEMKLLREKWPTLLSEASLVADCMGIPKDLLNAQQLRQRRSKHHEAASPEEHFKVNVFLVAMDTIISDLHQRFRSMEDICKLFAPILKMTTISEENLVASTEELIAAYPEDLTSSLLSELQHLRKVYEATFTDNMGPLDLLNAIYKFELQGIFGEVCIALRIFITLPLSVAEGERAFSKLSLVKNYLRSTMTEQRLNSLALLSIEHELARRLNFKDLITDFAKQKVRRLPVPQM; from the coding sequence ATGTACAAACATAAATCAGGCTCTCAAAAACGAAAGGAGAAAAGGGATCGTAATGAAGAGGAGGAAAGGCTTAAAAAGAAAAGCTTTTTATCTCATTACTTTAAAAAGCCACAAAGCACCAAGGGAGGTGATGATGACACTGGTGAACCGGCTGCCTCGTCAAGCTTTTCTTCAGTAATGCAAGAAGAGGCTCCAACTATGCCAACTGATGTGGAAACAGAAGAATGTGCAGAAACATGGTCCACAACCATGTCACTTTCTCCCAGTCCTTCTCACAAAATGCTCTCTTCCACTGTTTGTATACAGATGGAAAAAGAGGAAATGCCTTCATGTTCAAGTTCCATTATTGAACATGTGTGTGAAGAACCATCTTGCAGCCAGAGTGCAGAGACTCTTTTTCCAGAGACGTGCACTCTGGTAACAGAAGAAGACGGAGGCGAAGACGGAGGCGAAGACGGAGACGAAGACGGAGGCGGAGGCGAAGACGAAATTAAttggaaagacccagccatgtggcCAGATGACATCAAGGATAAGGAACGGGAGAAGATCGTTCTTTCAGGGCTTTCAAATGAAGAAGAATTGAAGCAGATGGTAAAATCTTTGCCTAAGGATGTTGATGACCATTCCTTTAGTGACTTTCTCCTATATGCAAAGTCATCTAATGGCCGTGAAAAATGTATAAGGGATTGGCTACGATGGAGCCCAAGTAGGAAGGTAATGTATTGTGTTACATGTATGGCATTTTCAGATGATAAAAGAAGCATCCTTTGCCGGAAAGAAGGTTTTAATCCTATGGTTTCCAAATGGCATCGTCTGTACCTCAAGCTACCAGAGCATGAACATAGTGCACTGCACAGGAAGCACTACTGGAGTTGGAGAACACGCCAAAAGGCCCAAGTTGGCCATGGTGTTGACTTCGAGATGCAAAGAAGTTTAGCAAAGGAAGCAGAGAGGCTTGTGTCTCTTCTAGAAAGACTTTTGGATGTGACACTGCATTTAGCTTCACGCAACATGGCTTTCAGGGGAACATCACAGAGAATTGGAGACCTACATAATGGAAATTTTCTTGGAACACTGGAAATCTTGTCAAGATATGACAGTGTTCTAAAAGAGCACCTAGAAAAGGTAAAGATTAGtcaagaaaagggaaaaaaaatgccaGCTCATTATCTATCTTGGGCAACACAAAACGAATTTATAAATATTTGTGGAAAACATGTCCTGGATGCCATACTTTCAGAAAGGAAAGAAGCAATTTATTTTTCTGTTATTTGTGATGCTACTCCAGATGTCTCACACACTGAACAGAATGTAATAGTTTTAAGGTATGTATCCAGAGACCCCCAAACAGGAATTTGGCATGTGCAAGAAAGGTTTTTggaattttttgatttttttaagaaGACTGGAGAACAAATTGCAGACATGATTATATCAAGACTGCATGAGCATGCCATTGACCTTAAAGACTGCAGAGGCCAGGGATATGATAATGGGGCAAACATGTCTGGTAGGATTAAAGGTGTGAGGGCTAAAATTCTAGAGAAATTTCCAAGAGCTCTCTTTTCTCCTTGTGCTGCCCATTCTTTAAACCTCGTGGGTGTTCATGCTGCTGCAAGCTGCCCAGAAATGAAGACTTTTTTTGGAAGTGTAAACCGTCTATACATTCTGTTTAGCAACAGCCCTGAGAGATGGAACACCTTGCTTGAAGTAGTTGGAAGGTCTTTGCATGGTCTAAGTGACACCCGATGGAGCTCAAGAATAGAGGCTGTACGTCCCGTTGCTCAAAGCCTACCAAGTATTTTGAAGGCTCTTCATCAAGTTATTTCTTCCGGAAAGCTCACAAATGATGCACATTCAGAAGCTGAAGGTCTCTCTGACTATTTTTCATCTTTCAGGGCAGTGGTTTTGGCTACATTTTGGGTAAAAGTTCTTACCAGTTTTGAGGAGAGAAACAAAATACTACAGTCTAGATCTGTCTCCTTGGAAGTCGGAGCTGCCAACATTAAAGCTCTCTCAGAGGAAATGAAATTACTTAGAGAAAAGTGGCCCACTCTGCTTTCTGAAGCCAGTTTGGTTGCTGATTGTATGGGCATTCCAAAGGATCTATTGAATGCTCAACAATTGCGCCAAAGAAGATCAAAGCATCATGAAGCTGCAAGTCCTGAAGAGCACTTCAAAGTTAATGTCTTTCTTGTGGCAATGGACACAATAATATCGGATCTTCACCAGCGCTTCAGATCGATGGAAGATATCTGCAAGTTGTTTGCTCCAATTCTTAAGATGACGACAATTAGTGAAGAAAATCTGGTGGCATCCACTGAAGAATTGATAGCTGCATACCCTGAAGATTTAACATCATCGTTACTCTCTGAGCTGCAACATCTTCGGAAAGTTTATGAAGCTACATTTACTGACAACATGGGTCCACTGGATTTGCTAAATGCCATCTACAAATTTGAGCTGCAAGGAATATTTGGAGAGGTGTGTATTGCTCTCAGAATTTTCATCACCCTACCACTTTCAGTCGCAGAAGGAGAGAGAGCATTCAGCAAACTCTCATTGGTCAAGAACTATCTGCGCTCTACCATGACAGAACAACGATTGAACAGCCTAGCCCTGCTATCGATTGAACATGAGCTTGCCAGACGCCTGAATTTTAAAGATCTGATAACAGATTTTGCGAAACAGAAGGTAAGACGACTGCCTGTTCCACAAATGTAA